The genomic interval GACGGCACCGAGGGCAAGGACCGGCTCGTCGTCCGGCTCGGCGAGGTCGTCGAGGAGCCGGCGGAGACGCCCCGGCTGACCGTCGTGCAGGCGCTGCCCAAGGGCGACCGGGGCGAGCTGGCCGTGGAGACCATGACCGAGGTCGGCGTCGACGCGATCGTGCCGTGGTCGGCCTCGCGCTGCATCACGCAGTGGAAGGGCGAGCGGGGCGCCAAGTCCCTCGCCAAGTGGCGGGCCACCGCCCGGGAGGCGGGCAAGCAGTCGCGTCGGGTGCGGTTCCCGGAGGTCGCGGACGCGGCGACGAGCAAGGGGGTTGCCTCACTTCTCGCCGAAGCGGACTTCGCGGCGGTGCTGCACGAGAGCGGGACGGAGCCGCTGGCCACGGTTCCGCTGCCCGCCTCCGGCGAGATCGTGCTGGTCGTCGGGCCCGAAGGCGGGGTGTCCCCCGAGGAGTTGGCGCTGTTCGAGAGCGCCGGGGCGCGGGCGTACCGGCTGGGGCGGAGCGTGCTGCGGACGTCCACGGCGGGGACGGCCGCGGCGGCACTGCTGCTGGGGCGCACCGGACGCTGGTCCTGACCTCGCGTCACGGGACTGCGCCCCGGGCCCCGCTCCGTGAACGCCGGAGGGGGTGTGCCGGGGGCGCCGAGCATGGCCCAATGCGCCCTACCGCCGGACGAGCGGCGGTGGCACGCTGCCGTACATGGGGGCGATGACAAGGTTCCCGCGGGGAACACGAGGGCGGCGACTCGCGGTTGCCGCCGGTTTCGCCGTGGCCGCCGTCACGGGCGTCACGGCCTGCGAGGGCGGCGACCTCAGCTCCGCGGCCGTCGCGCTCACCACCGACGGGACCGTGACCGAGGAGCTCAACCGGCAGAAGGACAAGGTCCGCTGGCTCACCTGCAACGCGTCGTTCGGCGACCGGGACGGGTCCTCCGCCTCGCCGGGCTCGCAGAAGACCGCCGCCTCGGTCGACTGCGAGGGCGAGACCGAGGGCGGCAAGGAGATCACCGTCACCGGGCGGGTCACCCACGCCGTCGACAACGCCTGCATCCGCGGGGACATCACCGCGAAGGTGGACGGCCGGCAGGTGTTCCACGTCGAGGGACTGGGCGACTGCGACTCCGAGAGCCCGCCCCGCGTGGGCGAGCCGACACAGGGCGGCCCGCGGCCCACCGTGACCGTGACCGTCACCACGACGGTGTGGTGCGACCAGTACCCGTCCTGTCGCCCCGTCGAGGGCAAGTGATCCGAACCCCTGGCCGGACCGCATGCGTCCCCCTAGGGTGATCGGGTGACACAGCCCGCATCGGTCGCATCCGGCACGTACCTCCGATTTCCGCACCTGCACGGCGAGTTGGTCGCCTTCACCGCCGAGGACGACGTGTGGCTCGCCCCGCTCGACGGCGGCCGCGCCTGGCGGGTCAGCGCGGACCACGTGCCGGTGAACCACCCACGGATCTCCCCGGACGGCGCCACCGTCGCCTGGACCTCCACCCGCGACGGCGCCCCCGAGGTGCACGTCGCCCCCGTCGACGGCGGCCCCGCCCGGCGGCTCACCCACTGGGGCAGCCCGAGGACCCAGGTCCGCGGCTGGACCGCGGACGGCCGCGTCCTCGCGCTGAGCGCCTACGGCCAGGCGAGCCTGCGCCGCACCTGGGCGCGCGCCGTGCCGCTCGACGGCGGCCCCGCCGACACCCTCCCGTACGGGCCGGTCGGCGACGTCGCCGAAGGCCCGCACACCGTGCTGCTGTCCGCCACGATGGGCCGCGAGGCGGCCAGCTGGAAGCGCTACCGGGGCGGCACCGCGGGCAAGCTGTGGATCGACCGCGAGGGCGACGGCGAGTTCGTCCGGCTGCACGAGGACCTCGACGGGAACATCGAGTACCCGCTGTGGGCGGGGACGGGGGTCCCCCCGCTCGAGCGCGGCCGGGAGCGGGGGAGGATCGCGTTCCTCTCCGACCACGAGGGCACCGGAGCGCTGTACTCCTCCCTCGCCGACGGCTCCGACCTGCGCCGGCACACCCCCCTGGAGGGCTTCTACGCCCGTCACGCGGCGACCGACGGCAGCCGGGTCGTCTACTCCAGCGCCGGCGAGCTGTGGATCCTCGACGACCTCGACACGGCCGAGCCGCGCCGCCTCGACGTACGGCTCGGCGGGCAGCGCGTCGACCTCCGGCCGTTCCCGGTGAACGCGGCCCGCTGGTTCGGCTCCGCGTCACCCGACCACACCGCGCGCGGCAGCGCCGTCTGCGTGCGCGGCACCGTCCACTGGGTCACCCACCGCTCCGGCCCCGCCCGCGCGCTCGCCGCCACTCCGGGCGTCCGGGCCCGCCGTCCGCGCGCCTTCCGCGCGGACGGCGAGGAATGGGTGGTGTGGGTGACGGACGCCGAGGGCGACGACGCCCTGGAGTTCGCCCCCGCCACCGGACCGGCCCCCGGCGCCACCCCGCGCCGCCTGGCCGCCGGACGGCTCGGCCGGGTCGTGGAACTGGCGATGGCGCCCGACGGCAGCCGCGCCGCGATCGCCTCCCACGACGGCCGTGTCCTCCTCGTCGAGCGGGAGACCGGCGAGGTCCGCGAGGTCGACCGCAGCGAGGACGGCGACGTCTCCGGGCTGGTCTTCTCGCCCGACTCCGCCTGGCTCGCCTGGTCCCACCCCGGTCCGCGCCCGCTCAGCCAGATCAAGCTCGCCCACACCACCGACCTGTCGGTCACCGAGGCGACCCCGCTGCGCTTCCAGGACTACGCGCCCGCCTTCACCCTCGACGGCAAGCACCTCGCGTTCCTGTCCACCCGCTCCTTCGACCCGGTCTACGACGAGCACGTCTTCGACCTGGCCTTCGTCGAGGGCGTACGGCCGTACCTGATCACGCTCGCGGCGACCACCCCGTCGCCGTTCGGGCCGCAGCGGCACGGCCGGCCCTTCGAGACCCCCGACCGGGACGAGACCCCCGACAGCGAGGGCACCCCCACCACGCGCATCGACCTCGACGGGCTCGCCGACCGCATCGTGCCGTTCCCGGTCGAGGCCTCCCGCTACAGCGGCCTGCGCGCCGCCAAGGACGGCGTGCTGTGGCTGCGCCACCCGGTGCGCGGCGTGCTCGGCGCGTCCCGGGCCACGCCCGACGGCCCGGACCCCAGGACCGACCTGGAGCGCTACGACCTCGCCCAGCAGCGGATCGAGCACCTCGCCGTCGACGCCGACCACTTCGAGGTCAGCGGCGACGGCAAGAGGGTGCTGCTGTGGACCGACGGACGCCTGAAGGTCGTGCCCAGCGACCGGCGTGCCTCCGGCGACGACGACAGCGACAGCAACATCACCGTCGACCTCGGCCGGGTGCGGCAGTTCGTCGACCCGGCCACCGAGTGGCGGCAGATGTTCGACGAGAACGGCCGCATCATGCGGGACAACTTCTGGCGTCCCGACATGAGCGGCGTCGACTGGGACGCGGTGCTGGACCGCTACCGTCCCGTGCTCGACCGGCTGGCCACCCACGACGACCTGGTGGACCTGCTGTGGGAGGTGCACGGCGAACTCGGCACCTCGCACGCCTACGTCACCCCGCGCGGCGGCTTCGGCGGCGGTCCCCGGCAGGGACTGCTCGGCGCGGACCTCTCCCGGCACGAGGACGGAAGCTGGCGGGTGGACCGCGTCCTGCCCGCCGAGACCTCCGACCCGGAGGCCCGCTCACCGCTCGCCGCGCCCGGCGTCGCCGTCCGGCCCGGCGACGCGATCGTCGCCGTCGCCGGACAGCCGGTCGACCCGGTGACCGGCCCCGCGCCGCTGCTGGTGGGGACGGCCGGCAAGCCCGTCGAGCTGACCGTGTCACCGGCCGGCGGGGGAGAGCCGCGGCACGCGGTCGTCGTGCCGCTCGCCGACGAGGAGCCGCTGCGCTACCACGCCTGGGTCGCCGGCCGGCGGGCGTACGTGCTGGAGAGGTCCGGCGGCCGGCTCGGCTACATCCACGTCCCCGACATGCAGGCGCCCGGGTGGGCGCAGATCCACCGCGACCTGCGGGTGGAGGTGCTGCGCGAGGGACTGATCGTGGACGTGCGGGAGAACCGGGGCGGCCACACCTCGCAACTCGTGGTGGAGAAGCTGGCCCGGCGGATCGTCGGCTGGGACCTGCCGCGCGGGATGCGCGCGGAGAGCTACCCGCGCGACGCGCCCCGGGGGCCCGTCGTCGCCGTCGCCGACGAGTTCTCCGGCTCCGACGGGGACATCGTCAACGCGGCGATCCGGGCGCTCGGCATCGGGCCGGTGGTCGGCACCCGCACGTGGGGCGGCGTCATCGGCATCGACAGCCGCTACCGGCTGGTCGACGGCACGCTGGTCACCCAGCCCAAGTACGCCTTCTGGCTGGAGGGGCACGGCTGGGACGTGGAGAACCACGGCGTCGACCCGGACGTCGAGGTCGTCCAGCGCCCGCAGGACCACGCCGCCGGGCGGGACGTCCAGCTCGACGAGGCGGTGCGGCTGGCGCTGGAGGCGCTGGAGGCGACCCCCGCGAAGGCGCCGCCGGAGCTGCCGTGACCGCGCGCGGGCGGCACGACGGCCCGGGGCCGGGTCGGTAGCATGCCTCTGTAGTGATGATCACCGGGTCGAGGAGGGCGTATGGCAGGGGAACCTCAGGACGACTGTCTGTTCTGCAAGATCGTCGCGGGCAGCATTCCGGCGACGATCGTGCGGGAGACGGACACGACCGTCGCGTTCCGCGACATCAACCCCCAGGCGCCCACCCACGTCCTGGTGATCCCGAAGGCGCACCACCGGGACGCCGCGGCCCTCGCCGCCGCGGCGCCCGAGATCGCGGCGGACGTCCTGCGCGAGACGCAGGCCGTGGCGGACGAGGAGAAGCTGGAGAGCTACCGTATCGTGTTCAACACGGGCAGCGGCGCCGGCCAGACCGTGTGGCACGCGCACGCCCACGTCCTGGGCGGCCGCGGTCTCGAGTGGCCCCCCGGATAGACCGTTGTCCGTCCGTGAACTGGTGGTGCTCGGCACCGCCAGCCAGGTCCCGACCCGGCACCGCAACCACAACGGCTACCTGCTGCGCTGGGACGGCGAAGGCTTCCTGTTCGACCCCGGCGAGGGCACCCAGCGGCAGATGCTGCGCGCCGGGGTCGCCGCGCACGACGTGAACCGGATCTGCGTCACGCACTTCCACGGCGACCACTCGCTGGGGCTCGCCGGGGTGATCCAGCGGATCAACCTCGACAAGGTGCCGCACCCGGTCAGCGCGCACTACCCGCGCTCCGGGCAGCGGTTCTTCGACCGGCTGCGGTACGCGACCGCCTACCGCGAGACCGTCGCCCTCCTCGAGGCCCCCGTCGACACCGACGGCCCGCTCGTCCGCACCCCCGGCTACACGCTGGAGGCGCGTCGGCTCTCCCACCCCGTCGAGGCGTACGGCTACCGGCTGGTCGAGCCCGACGGCCGCCGCATGCTGCCCGACCGGCTCGCCGCGCACGGCATCCAGGGCCCGGACGTGGGCCGCCTTCAGCGCGAGGGCTCCCTCGACGGGGTCGCCCTGGAGGACGTCAGCGAGGTCCGGCGCGGACAGCGGTTCGCGTTCGTCATGGACACCCGGCTGTGCGACGGGGTGTACGCGCTCGCCGAGGGCTGCGACATGCTGGTGATCGAGTCGACGTTCCTCGACGAGGACGAGGAGATGGCCGTCGAGTTCGGCCACCTGACGGCCGGCCAGGCCGCGCGGGTCGCCCGCGACGCGGGCGTACGGCACTTGGTGCTCACGCACTTCAGCCAGCGGTACTCCGACCCGGAGGAGTTCGAACGCCAGGCCCGCGCGGCGGGCTACGACGCCGACCTGACCGTGGCCCGCGATCTGCAGCGCGTCCCGCTCCCGAAACGCCGCTGACCACGGCGGCGCTCAGCCGCCCCGCCGCTGACGTGGCGGCGGACGGTCGCGCCTCCCCGGCGCCTCAACGGCCTGGGAGGTGCTTCCAGGGCGCTGGGGGCGCCTCCTCCGGGGGAGGCGCCTGCCGGTCGGCGCGAGTGCGCGCCCCCGTCGTCGGGAGCAGGGCCCGGTGTCCGTGGCCCACGCGACCCTCACCTCCCGCCCGGCGCCCGCGTGGCCGCCGCCGTGTCGTAGGCGGTCCGCGCCGGCTCCGGAGTGCCGTCGAGGGGAATCTCGACGACCGGCTGCTCCGGCGCCCCGACCTCCGGCACCGCACCCGAGGGGGTGCCCGTCGTCGCGGCGACCAGCGCCGCCGGATGGCCACCCCGCCGCCGCACCGCTCCCGGCAGCAGCGGCCGTCCGCCCGTGTGCAGCGCGACCCCGGTCATCGGCACCGCGACCAGCAGCAGCCCCACCGCGAGCACCGCGCCCATCACCGGGAAGCCGGCCTGCGCGGACAGCACACTCCCGGTGAGCGGCCCGGCGGCGGTGCCCAGCGAGGACGCCGAACCCACCAGCACCGCCCAGCGCCCCCGCGCGTCCAGCGAGGCGGCCAGCCCGATCAGGTACGACAGCACCACCGGATAGACCGTGTTCCAGGCGATCTCGCCCGCGGCGAAGCTCCCCAGCCCGGTCGCGGAGGCGCTCAGCGCGATGCAGCCGGCGATGACGACCGTGCCGCCGCCGATGGGCAGCGCGCGCCCGAGCCGTGAGCCGAGCGCGCCCGCGCCCAGCACGCCCAGCAGTCCCGCGCCCAGCGCCACCGCGAAGACCACGCCCACGGTCGGCTCGGACAGGTGCGCCTGATCGACGCCGATGCGCCCGCTGACGCCCCACAGCGCGTTCTGCGCCAGGGACCACAGCAGCATCGCCCCGGCCAGCACCATCCCCGACCGTCGGTGCGGCAGACGGGAGGCGCCGGTGCCGTCGGCCCCCGCCGCCTCCGCCGCGAGCGGGCCGGGCGTGCCGCCGGGCAGCCGGGAGGTCAGCGGCCACACCGCGAGCGCGGTGAGGGCGATGGCGGCGAGGGTGAGTCCGTGCCCGGGCAGGTGCGGCACCGTCAGATAGACCGCGCCGGCCAGCGCGGACACGCTGAGCAGGCCCAGGGCGGAGGCCCGGTGCGGGTCCTTCTCCGCGGCGATCCGGGTGGCGGCGACCGTGGTGGCCGTGCCCGACCCGAACCCGCCGATCACGGCCCCGGCGACGACGGCCGGGACGGCGGTGGTGAGCGCGGCCCCGCCGTAGCCGACGGCGGCGAGGACGAGGCCCAGCCGGGCGAGGGTCCGGGCCCCGGTCCGCTCGACGCGGGAGGCCAGCAGGAACCCGGCCGTGGCCGAGCTGAGCAGCAGCAGACTGCCGACGGCCCCCGCCTGGGTGGCCGAGAGATCCAGGCCGCGTTCCAGCCGGCCGACGGTGGTCGGCAGCAGATACGGGGCGAGGTACCCGGCCGTGAAAAGGGCGACGAGGGGCCAGGGGGTGGTGCGAGGGGCGTACACGGGCGTTCCCAGGGCGTGCGAAGGGGACGGTGCGACAAGCGAGGAAGGAGATGTGGGGGCGACGGCCGTCGACGGACGAGAACGCGCGGGCAATTTGTATCAAGCGGGGGCAGCGCAACGGGAGTGAGATCGATGTGATCTAAGTCACTCCTGTGTTTGGGGGTTTCAGGCCTTGGGTAGCAGCGCGCTTTTTGCCTGTACGGAGTCGCCGCGTCCCCGCCCCCGGCACCGTCGAACAGTCGCCCGCCGCACCGTTGACGCCCCTGATTCACCCCTCTAGCCTTCGTTCCCATACATGGATGCCGTCCATATACGGAGATGAGCCACCCGCCCGTCCGCCCGTGACCTCGCCGTCCTCAGGACCCCGCTCGCCGCCGGACCCGACCTCGTAGGAGCCGCCCCGTGACCGCATCCGCCTCCGGCCTGACCGTGACCGAGGTCCGTCTCACCCCGGTCCTGGTCGCCGACCCGCCCCTGCTCAACACGCAGGGCGTGCACCAGCCGTACACCCCCCGGCTGATCGTGGAGGTGGTGACCGCCGACGGGATCACCGGGCTCGGCGAGACGTACGGCGACACCAAGTACCTGGACCTGGCCCGCCCGCTCGCCGACCGGCTGGTCGGCCACCGGGTCGACGACCTGAACCGGCTGTTCGCCGAGGCCGACCAGGTCGCCGTCGACGCCGCCCGGGTCCGCGGGCAGGTGGACGCCGGCGGACTGCGCGGCGTGCAGACCGCCGACAAGCTGCGGCTGTCCGTGCTCTCCGCCCTCGAGGTCGCCTCCCTCGACGCCCTCGGCAGGAGCCTCGGTCTGCCCGTGCACGCCCTGCTCGGCGGCAAGGTGCGCGACGCCGTCGAGTACAGCGCGTACCTGTTCTACAAGTGGGCCGAGCACCCGGAGGGCGTGGCGGCGGAGAAGGACGACTGGGGCGCGGCCGTCGACCCGGCGGGCGTGGTCGAACAGGCCCGGCGGTTCAAGGAGCGGTACGGCTTCACGTCGTTCAAGCTCAAGGGCGGCGTCTTCGAGCCGCAGGAGGAGATCGCCGCCGTCCGCGCGCTGGCCGCCGCCTTCCCCGGGCACCCGCTGCGCCTCGACCCCAACGGCGCCTGGTCCGTGGAGACCTCGCTGAAGGTGGCCGAGGAGCTCGGGGAGGTCCTGGAGTACCTGGAGGACCCCACCCTCGGCACGTCCGCGATGGCCGAGGTGGCCGCCCGGACCGAGGTGCCCCTCGCGACCAACATGTGCGTGACCACGTTCGCCGAGATCAAGGAGGCGTTCACCCGGGACGCCGTGCAGGTGGTGCTCTCCGACCACCACTACTGGGGCGGACTGCGCAACACCCGGCACCTCGCGGCGATCTGCCGCGCCTTCGGCGTGGGCGTCTCCATGCACTCCAACACGCACCTCGGCATCAGCCTCGCCGCGATGACGCACGTGGCGGCGACCGTGCCCGACCTGCACCACGCCTGCGACTCCCACTACCCCTGGCAGTCGGAGGACGTCCTCACCGAGCGGCTCGCCTTCGAAGGCGGCACGGTCCGCGTCCCCGACGCGCCGGGCCTCGGCGTCGAACTCGACCGCGACCGGCTGGCGTTCCTGCACCGACGGTGGCTGGACGACGACGGCGCGCTGCGCGACCGCGACGACGAGGCCGCCATGCGCATCGCCGACCCGGCCTGGACCCGGCCCGCCGTGCCCCGCTGGTGACGGCGCCCGGGTCGGCTCGGCGTGACGGCGTTCTCGCTGTCGGCGGCGTGGTGCACACTGGCTGAAACCGCACCACGTCAGGGAGCGCACCGTGATGGCGTCCACCGGGAAGAGGAACGGCAGGAGAGCCGGGAAGGAATTAGTCGCGGGACCGTCCTGCCCGACCCAGATCGACCCGCTCGCCGCCCTGCGCGGCCCGGACGACCCGCCCTGGGACGTCTACCTGACCGGCACCGTCTTCCTCGACATCGTCTTCACCGGGCTCGACTGCGCCCCCGTGCGCGGCACCGAGTCCTGGGCGCGCGGCATGGGGTCGAGCCCGGGCGGCGTGGCCAACATGGCCACCGCCCTGGCCCGGCTCGGCCTGCGCACCTCCCTCGCGGCGGCCTTCGGCGACGACCACTACGGCGAGTACTGCTGGGACGCGCTGGAGCAGGGCGAGGGCATCGACCTCTCCCCGTCCCGCACGGTTCCCGGCTGGCACTCCCCGGTCACCGTCTCCATGGCGTACGAGGGCGAGCGCACGATGGTCTCCCACGGCCACGAACCGCCCCCCGAGGAGCCCGCGCCCGACTGTCCGCCGCGTGCGCGTGCCGCCGTCGCCTCCCTCACCCCCGGCCGCAGCGCCCCCTGGGTCGCCCAGGCCGCCCGCACGGGCACCCGGATCTTCGGGGACGTCGGCTGGGACGACACCGGGGCCTGGGACCTGGCGGGCCTGCCCGACCTGCGGCACTGCGAGGCGTTCCTGCCGAACGCGGCGGAGGCCATGCGGTACACCGGCACGGACTGCCCGCGCGCCGCCGCCCACGCCCTGACCGCGTACGTGCCGGTGGCGGTGGTCACCCTGGGCGCGGAGGGCGCGTACGCGGTGGACCGGCGTACGGGGGAGACCGCGTCGGTCCCGGCGATCGAGGTGGAGGCGCTGGACCCGACCGGGGCGGGGGACGTGTTCGTCGCCGGGTTCGTCACCGGCTCCCTGGCGGGCTGGCCGCTGGCCGACCGGCTCGCCTTCGGGGGGCTCACGGCCGCGCTGTCCGTGCAGGAGTTCGGCGGCTCGCTGTCCGCGCCGGGATGGGCGGAGATCGCGGCGTGGTGGCACCGGGTGCAGTCCGTCGAGGGGCAGGACCCCTCCGCGCTGCGCCGGTACGGCTTCCTGGCCGGGCTGGTCCCGGAGGAGGCGGTGCGCCCGTGGCCGCTGCGGCGGGCCGTGCCGACGATCGGATTCCGCCGGTCGGCGTGAGACGGGCTCCCGGGAAGCGGGGCGGTGTGAGGAACGGCGCCCGTGGGAGGCGGGGCGGCGTGAGACGGCGCCCGTGGGGAAAGGGAGCGGCGTGAGGGAGCGCCCGTGGGGAAGAGGGCGAACGGGGTCGATCGCCCGGTCGGATAAAAGGCCTACGAGCTTGTCACCCCTCCGTCGTACCCTGGGAGTCGCGAGGCCGCCCTCAGCTGCGCGGCCGTGACGAGGAGGAACCGCAGGCCTCAGAGCCGGCCCATGACTCATACACCCACAGCTCACACCCCCGCGCAGGGGCAGGCGAGAGTGCAGTTCACCGTTCCCGCCCAGCACCCCATGGTGACCGTGCTGGGATCCGGCGACGCCCTCCTGCGTGTGATCGAGAAGGCCTTCCCGGGGGCCGACATCCACGTCCGGGGCAATGAGATCAGCGCGGTCGGCGACGCCACGGAGGTCGCCCTCATTTCGCGCGTGTTCGACGAGATGATGCTGGTGCTCCGCACCGGGCAGCCGATGACGGAGGACGCAGTGGAACGCTCGATCGCCATGCTCAAGGCGAGCGACAGCGGGGAGAGCGACGGCCAGGAGACCCCGGCCCAGGTGCTCACCCAGAACATCCTGTCCTCGCGCGGCCGCACGATCCGCCCCAAGACGCTCAACCAGAAGCGCTACGTGGACGCGATCGACAAGCACACCATCGTCTTCGGCATCGGCCCGGCCGGTACCGGCAAGACCTACCTGGCCATGGCCAAGGCGGTGCAGGCCCTGCAGTCCAAGCAGGTCAACCGCATCATCCTGACCCGGCCCGCGGTCGAGGCGGGCGAGCGGCTGGGCTTCCTGCCGGGCACGCTCTACGAGAAGATCGACCCGTACCTGCGCCCGTTGTACGACGCGCTGCACGACATGCTCGACCCCGACTCGATCCCCCGGCTGATGGCCGCGGGCACCATCGAGGTCGCGCCGCTGGCGTACATGCGCGGCCGCACGCTCAACGACGCCTTCATCATCCTCGACGAGGCCCAGAACACGAGCCCCGAGCAGATGAAGATGTTCCTCACCCGCCTCGGCTTCGACTCGAAGATCGTGATCACGGGTGACGTGACGCAGGTGGACCTGCCCGACGGCACCAAGTCCGGTCTGCGCCAGGTCCAGGACATCCTGGAGGGCCTGGAGGACGTCCACTTCTCCCGGCTGTCGTCGCACGACGTGGTCCGGCACAAGCTGGTGGGCCGT from Streptomyces sp. DH-12 carries:
- a CDS encoding MFS transporter, with amino-acid sequence MYAPRTTPWPLVALFTAGYLAPYLLPTTVGRLERGLDLSATQAGAVGSLLLLSSATAGFLLASRVERTGARTLARLGLVLAAVGYGGAALTTAVPAVVAGAVIGGFGSGTATTVAATRIAAEKDPHRASALGLLSVSALAGAVYLTVPHLPGHGLTLAAIALTALAVWPLTSRLPGGTPGPLAAEAAGADGTGASRLPHRRSGMVLAGAMLLWSLAQNALWGVSGRIGVDQAHLSEPTVGVVFAVALGAGLLGVLGAGALGSRLGRALPIGGGTVVIAGCIALSASATGLGSFAAGEIAWNTVYPVVLSYLIGLAASLDARGRWAVLVGSASSLGTAAGPLTGSVLSAQAGFPVMGAVLAVGLLLVAVPMTGVALHTGGRPLLPGAVRRRGGHPAALVAATTGTPSGAVPEVGAPEQPVVEIPLDGTPEPARTAYDTAAATRAPGGR
- a CDS encoding PfkB family carbohydrate kinase; amino-acid sequence: MASTGKRNGRRAGKELVAGPSCPTQIDPLAALRGPDDPPWDVYLTGTVFLDIVFTGLDCAPVRGTESWARGMGSSPGGVANMATALARLGLRTSLAAAFGDDHYGEYCWDALEQGEGIDLSPSRTVPGWHSPVTVSMAYEGERTMVSHGHEPPPEEPAPDCPPRARAAVASLTPGRSAPWVAQAARTGTRIFGDVGWDDTGAWDLAGLPDLRHCEAFLPNAAEAMRYTGTDCPRAAAHALTAYVPVAVVTLGAEGAYAVDRRTGETASVPAIEVEALDPTGAGDVFVAGFVTGSLAGWPLADRLAFGGLTAALSVQEFGGSLSAPGWAEIAAWWHRVQSVEGQDPSALRRYGFLAGLVPEEAVRPWPLRRAVPTIGFRRSA
- a CDS encoding glucarate dehydratase family protein, whose translation is MTASASGLTVTEVRLTPVLVADPPLLNTQGVHQPYTPRLIVEVVTADGITGLGETYGDTKYLDLARPLADRLVGHRVDDLNRLFAEADQVAVDAARVRGQVDAGGLRGVQTADKLRLSVLSALEVASLDALGRSLGLPVHALLGGKVRDAVEYSAYLFYKWAEHPEGVAAEKDDWGAAVDPAGVVEQARRFKERYGFTSFKLKGGVFEPQEEIAAVRALAAAFPGHPLRLDPNGAWSVETSLKVAEELGEVLEYLEDPTLGTSAMAEVAARTEVPLATNMCVTTFAEIKEAFTRDAVQVVLSDHHYWGGLRNTRHLAAICRAFGVGVSMHSNTHLGISLAAMTHVAATVPDLHHACDSHYPWQSEDVLTERLAFEGGTVRVPDAPGLGVELDRDRLAFLHRRWLDDDGALRDRDDEAAMRIADPAWTRPAVPRW
- a CDS encoding PhoH family protein yields the protein MTHTPTAHTPAQGQARVQFTVPAQHPMVTVLGSGDALLRVIEKAFPGADIHVRGNEISAVGDATEVALISRVFDEMMLVLRTGQPMTEDAVERSIAMLKASDSGESDGQETPAQVLTQNILSSRGRTIRPKTLNQKRYVDAIDKHTIVFGIGPAGTGKTYLAMAKAVQALQSKQVNRIILTRPAVEAGERLGFLPGTLYEKIDPYLRPLYDALHDMLDPDSIPRLMAAGTIEVAPLAYMRGRTLNDAFIILDEAQNTSPEQMKMFLTRLGFDSKIVITGDVTQVDLPDGTKSGLRQVQDILEGLEDVHFSRLSSHDVVRHKLVGRIVDAYEKYDSQHGTENGTHKGGRGRSGHKGK
- a CDS encoding ribonuclease Z yields the protein MSVRELVVLGTASQVPTRHRNHNGYLLRWDGEGFLFDPGEGTQRQMLRAGVAAHDVNRICVTHFHGDHSLGLAGVIQRINLDKVPHPVSAHYPRSGQRFFDRLRYATAYRETVALLEAPVDTDGPLVRTPGYTLEARRLSHPVEAYGYRLVEPDGRRMLPDRLAAHGIQGPDVGRLQREGSLDGVALEDVSEVRRGQRFAFVMDTRLCDGVYALAEGCDMLVIESTFLDEDEEMAVEFGHLTAGQAARVARDAGVRHLVLTHFSQRYSDPEEFERQARAAGYDADLTVARDLQRVPLPKRR
- a CDS encoding 16S rRNA (uracil(1498)-N(3))-methyltransferase — its product is MTAPVFVVDRFDTHGAGRFVLDGPEGRHAVAVKRLRAGEEVVLTDGAGRWAAGEVDGTEGKDRLVVRLGEVVEEPAETPRLTVVQALPKGDRGELAVETMTEVGVDAIVPWSASRCITQWKGERGAKSLAKWRATAREAGKQSRRVRFPEVADAATSKGVASLLAEADFAAVLHESGTEPLATVPLPASGEIVLVVGPEGGVSPEELALFESAGARAYRLGRSVLRTSTAGTAAAALLLGRTGRWS
- a CDS encoding S41 family peptidase — translated: MTQPASVASGTYLRFPHLHGELVAFTAEDDVWLAPLDGGRAWRVSADHVPVNHPRISPDGATVAWTSTRDGAPEVHVAPVDGGPARRLTHWGSPRTQVRGWTADGRVLALSAYGQASLRRTWARAVPLDGGPADTLPYGPVGDVAEGPHTVLLSATMGREAASWKRYRGGTAGKLWIDREGDGEFVRLHEDLDGNIEYPLWAGTGVPPLERGRERGRIAFLSDHEGTGALYSSLADGSDLRRHTPLEGFYARHAATDGSRVVYSSAGELWILDDLDTAEPRRLDVRLGGQRVDLRPFPVNAARWFGSASPDHTARGSAVCVRGTVHWVTHRSGPARALAATPGVRARRPRAFRADGEEWVVWVTDAEGDDALEFAPATGPAPGATPRRLAAGRLGRVVELAMAPDGSRAAIASHDGRVLLVERETGEVREVDRSEDGDVSGLVFSPDSAWLAWSHPGPRPLSQIKLAHTTDLSVTEATPLRFQDYAPAFTLDGKHLAFLSTRSFDPVYDEHVFDLAFVEGVRPYLITLAATTPSPFGPQRHGRPFETPDRDETPDSEGTPTTRIDLDGLADRIVPFPVEASRYSGLRAAKDGVLWLRHPVRGVLGASRATPDGPDPRTDLERYDLAQQRIEHLAVDADHFEVSGDGKRVLLWTDGRLKVVPSDRRASGDDDSDSNITVDLGRVRQFVDPATEWRQMFDENGRIMRDNFWRPDMSGVDWDAVLDRYRPVLDRLATHDDLVDLLWEVHGELGTSHAYVTPRGGFGGGPRQGLLGADLSRHEDGSWRVDRVLPAETSDPEARSPLAAPGVAVRPGDAIVAVAGQPVDPVTGPAPLLVGTAGKPVELTVSPAGGGEPRHAVVVPLADEEPLRYHAWVAGRRAYVLERSGGRLGYIHVPDMQAPGWAQIHRDLRVEVLREGLIVDVRENRGGHTSQLVVEKLARRIVGWDLPRGMRAESYPRDAPRGPVVAVADEFSGSDGDIVNAAIRALGIGPVVGTRTWGGVIGIDSRYRLVDGTLVTQPKYAFWLEGHGWDVENHGVDPDVEVVQRPQDHAAGRDVQLDEAVRLALEALEATPAKAPPELP
- a CDS encoding histidine triad nucleotide-binding protein → MAGEPQDDCLFCKIVAGSIPATIVRETDTTVAFRDINPQAPTHVLVIPKAHHRDAAALAAAAPEIAADVLRETQAVADEEKLESYRIVFNTGSGAGQTVWHAHAHVLGGRGLEWPPG